In Fluviicola taffensis DSM 16823, the following are encoded in one genomic region:
- a CDS encoding T9SS C-terminal target domain-containing protein: protein MNWYFGFGSGLNFSSGNPVTVGGNAMISIESCASISDANGNKLFYTDGATVWNMFNSDMPNGTGLLGHKSSQCMIIPKPGNPGKYYIVVTDAIERGCVNGITYSEVDMNLQGGFGEVTSVKNVQLNAFNGEWITAVRHANCVDTWIITHGTNPNNFFLAYHVSASGINPTPVSSNLGISLQPDVKAIGIMRPNPQGTKIALSRPYNGMGSIELIDFDKATGAATGMSNLYTSTTTPGQPYGLEFSRSGNRLYSGETGMTNNRIFQYDMTAPNIPATRTPVGQFLTSQGEMGQIQIAPNDKIYINYNAWPAVDFLGVISNPELLGTNCGYVENAVSLGTSATFGLPWYYNPEYLMPSPLELGPDISLCPETNVTLSNSLSNVPGATYLWSDGSTNPTLQVSQPGTYWVQYQVESCLTTTDTITISTDTTQISHLVGDTSGCAPFTIQLTGISPSTITEWIWDLGNGTSIHTQNAEFTYTTPGIYPISLKAISSNDCLVEDSVAILAEAFPVPIANFSIEPTPIKPFIPNIFTDQSTGNITDWSWKVNDLLVSTAPQFTYTMVDFFQPLTVSLTVTNSDGCSDEKKIIAFKPDDLIYVPNAFTPDGNEFNPVFKPVDYLGLVREFTIYNRWGEVVWSGKSARDGWDGTVNGIQAPTGVYNWVITMASNTDVVSKEIYGHVTLVR, encoded by the coding sequence ATGAATTGGTACTTTGGATTTGGGAGTGGTTTGAACTTCAGCTCAGGAAATCCAGTTACAGTTGGAGGGAATGCGATGATTTCCATCGAATCATGCGCCTCCATAAGCGATGCAAATGGCAATAAATTATTTTACACAGATGGGGCAACTGTTTGGAATATGTTTAACTCAGACATGCCAAACGGAACAGGACTTCTTGGGCATAAAAGCTCTCAATGCATGATTATTCCGAAACCTGGAAATCCTGGGAAATACTATATTGTTGTAACAGATGCTATCGAGCGCGGTTGTGTGAACGGAATCACTTATTCCGAAGTAGACATGAATTTACAAGGAGGTTTTGGAGAGGTCACAAGCGTTAAAAATGTTCAATTGAATGCATTCAACGGCGAATGGATCACTGCTGTGCGGCATGCAAATTGTGTGGATACCTGGATTATTACACATGGAACAAACCCAAACAACTTTTTTCTTGCCTATCATGTAAGTGCTTCAGGAATTAATCCTACTCCCGTATCATCAAATCTTGGAATTTCACTTCAACCAGATGTAAAAGCAATAGGAATTATGCGACCAAATCCACAAGGAACAAAAATTGCGTTGAGCAGACCTTATAACGGAATGGGAAGCATAGAGCTCATCGATTTTGATAAAGCAACGGGAGCTGCAACGGGAATGAGTAATTTGTATACATCTACTACTACTCCTGGTCAACCTTACGGTTTGGAATTTTCAAGAAGTGGTAATCGTTTATACTCTGGTGAAACAGGTATGACAAACAACCGTATTTTTCAGTACGATATGACGGCTCCAAATATTCCTGCTACACGAACCCCTGTTGGTCAGTTCCTAACATCTCAAGGAGAAATGGGTCAAATTCAAATAGCACCAAACGATAAAATCTATATTAATTACAACGCTTGGCCCGCTGTTGATTTTCTTGGAGTTATCTCAAATCCTGAATTACTGGGAACAAACTGTGGTTATGTGGAAAATGCGGTTTCGCTTGGTACTTCGGCAACATTCGGACTGCCTTGGTATTACAATCCAGAGTATTTGATGCCTTCTCCATTAGAACTAGGACCAGATATTTCACTATGCCCTGAAACTAATGTCACACTTTCGAACAGTTTATCCAATGTTCCAGGTGCCACTTATCTGTGGTCGGATGGCAGTACAAATCCCACACTTCAAGTTTCCCAACCAGGAACATACTGGGTTCAGTACCAAGTGGAATCTTGCCTAACAACAACAGATACCATTACGATTTCAACCGATACAACACAGATTAGTCACTTAGTTGGTGATACTTCAGGGTGTGCACCATTCACCATTCAATTAACAGGAATAAGCCCTTCAACTATTACGGAGTGGATTTGGGATCTGGGAAATGGAACCAGTATTCACACACAAAATGCCGAATTTACCTATACAACGCCTGGAATTTATCCAATTTCATTGAAGGCAATCAGTTCAAACGATTGCTTGGTCGAAGATTCAGTAGCGATTCTTGCAGAGGCATTTCCTGTTCCAATAGCTAATTTCTCCATTGAACCAACTCCAATTAAACCATTCATTCCAAACATATTTACAGACCAATCTACTGGAAACATCACTGACTGGTCCTGGAAAGTAAACGATTTACTCGTTTCTACAGCGCCGCAATTCACGTATACGATGGTAGATTTTTTTCAGCCATTAACGGTTTCACTAACCGTCACAAATTCGGACGGCTGCAGTGACGAGAAAAAGATAATTGCCTTTAAACCCGATGATCTTATTTATGTTCCCAATGCATTTACGCCTGACGGTAACGAGTTCAATCCAGTTTTCAAACCTGTCGATTACTTGGGATTAGTCAGAGAATTCACAATTTATAACCGTTGGGGAGAAGTAGTCTGGTCGGGGAAATCGGCCAGAGATGGATGGGATGGAACAGTTAACGGAATTCAAGCTCCCACAGGAGTGTATAACTGGGTGATTACAATGGCATCTAACACCGATGTTGTATCCAAGGAAATTTATGGACATGTGACGCTGGTGAGGTAA